The proteins below are encoded in one region of Flavobacterium nackdongense:
- a CDS encoding glycoside hydrolase family 43 protein: MKFLKIISVFLCSIAVLSAVAQEKNETNRSQVWVADNGDGTYKNPIINADYSDPDAIRVGEDYYMTASSFNCIPGLPILHSKDMVNWELVNYALKKQPPFDVYDKPGHGNGVWAPSIRYHNEEFYIYYPDPDYGIYRIKTKDPKGDWSEPVMVKEGKGLIDPCPFWDEDGKAYLAYAYAGSRAGIKSLLAICSLNPEGTKADYNDDVIIIDGHDGEATIEGPKLYKRKAYYYVFAPAGGVPTGWQTVLRSKNIWGPYEKRKVLDQGKTKVNGPHQGAWVQTQTGEDWFFHFQDKGIYGRVVHLQPIKWINDWPVIGTDKDGDGTGEPVSTFKKPNVGKTYPISTPPDSDEFNSRKLGLQWQWHANPQVYWGFPSTMGYYTMYCRPMPKDAANLFDVGNLLLQKFPADEFTATTKMTFKARFDDEQTGLVIMGLDYSYLKIKQTAGQLSISQVICKNADKKAKETETESITLKNTTFYLQVKVKAGGICNFFYSEDGKNFTALGTDFNAREGKWIGAKVGFLALRNGNINDAGSVRIDWFRVTKSTH, encoded by the coding sequence ATGAAATTTTTAAAAATCATCTCCGTTTTTTTATGCAGCATCGCTGTTCTGTCAGCGGTTGCACAAGAAAAAAACGAAACCAATCGATCCCAAGTTTGGGTGGCCGACAATGGTGATGGAACCTACAAAAATCCCATCATCAATGCTGATTATTCTGATCCGGATGCTATTCGAGTTGGTGAGGATTATTATATGACGGCATCCTCTTTTAATTGTATTCCGGGTTTGCCTATTTTGCATTCCAAGGATATGGTCAATTGGGAATTGGTCAATTATGCGCTAAAAAAGCAACCTCCTTTTGATGTTTATGACAAACCAGGGCACGGAAACGGCGTTTGGGCTCCGTCCATAAGATACCACAATGAGGAATTTTATATTTATTATCCCGACCCTGATTATGGAATTTATAGGATTAAAACCAAAGACCCAAAAGGCGATTGGTCTGAACCCGTTATGGTCAAAGAAGGAAAAGGGCTGATTGATCCTTGTCCGTTCTGGGACGAAGATGGCAAAGCCTATTTGGCTTACGCTTATGCTGGAAGTCGTGCAGGAATCAAAAGCCTTTTGGCCATTTGCAGCCTAAATCCTGAAGGAACTAAGGCAGACTATAACGATGATGTGATAATTATTGACGGTCACGATGGTGAAGCCACTATAGAAGGTCCAAAATTATACAAACGTAAAGCTTATTATTATGTTTTTGCTCCCGCAGGTGGTGTTCCAACGGGATGGCAAACGGTGTTACGTTCCAAAAATATTTGGGGACCTTACGAAAAAAGAAAAGTACTGGATCAAGGAAAAACAAAAGTCAATGGCCCACACCAAGGTGCTTGGGTGCAAACACAAACGGGTGAAGATTGGTTTTTCCACTTTCAGGACAAAGGAATTTATGGTAGAGTCGTTCATTTGCAACCAATAAAATGGATCAATGATTGGCCGGTAATTGGAACAGATAAAGATGGCGATGGAACTGGCGAACCGGTATCAACATTCAAAAAACCTAATGTTGGAAAAACATATCCTATCTCTACTCCTCCTGATTCGGACGAATTTAATTCTCGCAAATTAGGTTTGCAATGGCAATGGCACGCCAATCCTCAAGTGTATTGGGGTTTTCCATCCACGATGGGGTATTACACGATGTACTGTCGCCCGATGCCAAAAGATGCTGCTAATTTATTCGACGTTGGAAATTTACTTTTACAAAAATTTCCAGCCGACGAATTTACCGCAACCACCAAAATGACATTCAAAGCCCGTTTCGACGATGAGCAAACCGGTTTGGTGATAATGGGACTAGATTACAGCTATTTGAAAATTAAACAAACGGCAGGACAACTCTCCATATCCCAAGTAATCTGTAAAAATGCGGACAAAAAAGCAAAAGAAACCGAAACCGAATCCATTACATTAAAAAACACTACTTTTTACCTTCAAGTAAAAGTAAAAGCAGGCGGAATTTGCAATTTTTTCTACAGTGAAGACGGCAAAAATTTCACTGCCCTCGGAACTGATTTCAATGCAAGAGAAGGCAAATGGATTGGAGCAAAAGTAGGCTTTTTGGCACTGAGAAATGGAAACATAAACGATGCTGGAAGCGTTCGTATTGACTGGTTTAGAGTAACGAAATCAACACATTAA
- a CDS encoding alpha/beta hydrolase codes for MKGLLVFFVMTTLAFAQSQFPVDTSYTVKSVYDKIKKDHPYISYVPTQKYENVIEKKEIVYKKIEDRALHLDAYFLKEKKRNPAIVILHGGGWKSGNKSQMETFAIEMASKGFSCFNIEFRLSPEAPYPAAIFDVKKAVQYIKEKAQEFNVDTTKIAVLGCSSGGQMASLVGTTNGKNIFEKTTNNDKYSSKVNAIINIDGILAFKHPESAEGKAASFWLGGSYEEIPRIWEQASPLNNTDKNTPPVLFINSSIPRFHAGRDDMIAILNQNGIYYEVQSIPNSPHSFWFFNPWFDETIKYTSQFLDKVFK; via the coding sequence ATGAAAGGTTTACTCGTATTTTTTGTAATGACTACTCTGGCTTTTGCACAAAGCCAATTCCCCGTTGATACTTCATATACAGTAAAAAGCGTTTATGATAAAATAAAAAAAGACCACCCATACATTAGTTACGTACCCACTCAGAAGTATGAAAATGTTATTGAAAAAAAAGAAATCGTTTATAAAAAAATTGAGGATAGAGCGCTGCATCTTGATGCCTATTTTCTAAAAGAGAAAAAACGAAATCCCGCAATAGTTATCCTTCACGGTGGCGGTTGGAAATCTGGAAACAAATCGCAAATGGAAACTTTCGCAATAGAAATGGCCTCTAAAGGATTTTCTTGTTTCAATATTGAATTTCGATTATCTCCTGAAGCTCCTTATCCAGCTGCAATTTTTGATGTAAAAAAGGCGGTGCAATACATCAAAGAAAAGGCACAAGAATTTAATGTTGATACGACCAAAATTGCTGTTTTAGGCTGTTCGTCAGGTGGGCAAATGGCATCTTTAGTTGGAACTACAAACGGCAAAAACATTTTTGAAAAAACCACTAACAATGATAAATATTCATCAAAAGTAAATGCGATCATCAATATAGACGGTATTTTAGCTTTCAAACATCCCGAATCTGCCGAAGGAAAAGCAGCGAGTTTTTGGTTGGGAGGTAGTTATGAAGAAATTCCAAGAATTTGGGAACAAGCATCGCCCTTAAATAATACCGACAAAAACACGCCTCCTGTTCTATTCATTAACAGTAGCATACCCCGATTTCACGCTGGAAGAGACGATATGATTGCCATTTTAAACCAAAACGGAATATATTATGAAGTTCAATCCATTCCAAATTCACCGCATTCTTTTTGGTTTTTCAATCCTTGGTTTGATGAAACTATCAAGTACACCAGTCAATTTCTAGACAAAGTATTCAAATAA
- the pelA gene encoding pectate lyase, protein MNKIKKAIIFTLILALNTSIYAQVSKQKWPDIINKSEPSWFATAEAKAVAENVLLYQRNIGGWTKNIQMQNPLNEVEKQKLIALKLDTNDVTTDNGATCQEMLFLSKMYAQTPDERYKNAFLAGFDYLLKAQYANGGWPQFYPLKKGYYTHITYNDDSMVHILNVLKQCIDKTDYYSIRPSEAALEKAKIAFDKGIDCILKSQYKQNGVLTAWCAQHDEVTLLPANARAYELASLSGKESAKIVLLLMNIENPSPEVISAINSAVTWFEKTKITDLREERVPVPNSNIVEKVMVNDPNAEPLWARFMELTDNTPFFCDRDGIKKASIAEIGQERRTGYAWYTNEPKEVLKKYPSWKKKLKL, encoded by the coding sequence ATGAACAAGATTAAAAAAGCTATCATCTTTACGCTAATTTTAGCATTAAATACAAGCATTTATGCCCAAGTCAGCAAACAAAAATGGCCTGATATCATCAACAAATCGGAGCCATCTTGGTTTGCAACTGCAGAAGCAAAAGCCGTTGCCGAAAATGTATTGTTGTACCAACGTAATATAGGAGGTTGGACAAAAAACATCCAAATGCAAAACCCGTTGAACGAAGTTGAAAAGCAAAAACTTATTGCCCTAAAACTAGATACTAATGATGTTACCACAGACAATGGGGCAACTTGCCAAGAAATGTTGTTTTTGTCTAAAATGTACGCTCAAACACCAGACGAAAGATACAAAAATGCCTTCCTAGCTGGCTTTGATTATTTGTTGAAAGCGCAATATGCGAACGGCGGTTGGCCACAATTTTATCCGCTGAAAAAAGGATATTACACTCATATTACGTATAATGACGATTCAATGGTTCATATTCTAAATGTATTAAAACAGTGCATCGATAAAACCGATTATTATTCCATAAGACCTTCTGAGGCTGCTCTTGAAAAAGCAAAAATAGCATTCGATAAAGGAATAGATTGCATACTTAAATCACAATACAAACAAAATGGAGTTCTCACTGCTTGGTGTGCGCAACACGACGAAGTAACTTTGCTTCCAGCCAATGCTCGAGCTTACGAATTAGCCTCATTAAGCGGAAAAGAATCGGCTAAAATCGTTTTGCTTCTAATGAATATTGAAAATCCTTCACCCGAAGTTATTTCTGCTATAAACAGCGCAGTAACTTGGTTCGAAAAAACAAAAATCACAGATCTTAGAGAAGAACGGGTTCCAGTTCCAAATAGCAATATTGTCGAAAAAGTGATGGTCAATGACCCAAACGCAGAACCATTGTGGGCACGGTTTATGGAACTTACCGACAACACACCTTTTTTCTGCGATCGAGATGGCATCAAAAAAGCTTCGATAGCCGAGATTGGACAAGAACGTAGAACAGGATACGCTTGGTACACGAACGAACCGAAAGAGGTATTAAAAAAATACCCATCCTGGAAAAAAAAACTGAAGTTGTAA
- a CDS encoding DUF4861 family protein — MKIFKITAALIVLSLTSCQAQNNVTSSPTSKTYAEISVKEGGKWEGRKYIGGTFKNVQSVKLAPEHTDHSFDIRYEGPGWESNKVAYRLYLDWRNAIDIFGKKTEAIILPKVGQDGFDSYHLMQDWGSDILKAGKGIGIGSIDRYLNNERLHFYVVDSTIAKVQNNKNESIVKINYYGWKTADDKIDFTSELSIKPDQIYTKHTIQASKEIKGICTGIVKQKNTEIFKKESANKKWGYIATYGKQSLVPDNLGMAIFYEINTVEAAVEAEFDHLLVFKPSTKSNSFYLLGAWEQEKDGIKTKEEFIKYLDEKLAILNKKSKL, encoded by the coding sequence ATGAAAATATTTAAAATTACCGCAGCATTAATCGTATTGAGTTTAACATCTTGTCAAGCCCAAAACAATGTAACTAGCAGTCCAACTTCAAAAACTTACGCCGAAATTTCGGTCAAAGAAGGCGGCAAATGGGAAGGTCGTAAATACATTGGTGGAACTTTCAAAAATGTTCAAAGCGTGAAATTAGCTCCAGAACATACTGACCATTCGTTCGATATTCGCTACGAAGGACCAGGTTGGGAAAGCAACAAAGTAGCCTACCGATTGTATCTCGATTGGAGAAATGCCATTGATATTTTCGGAAAAAAAACCGAAGCGATTATATTACCTAAAGTAGGACAAGATGGTTTCGATTCCTATCACTTGATGCAAGATTGGGGATCTGATATTCTAAAAGCAGGAAAAGGAATAGGAATAGGTTCAATTGACCGTTACCTCAACAACGAAAGATTACACTTTTATGTTGTGGATTCCACCATTGCCAAAGTGCAAAACAATAAAAACGAATCAATAGTAAAAATAAATTATTACGGTTGGAAAACGGCCGATGATAAAATTGATTTTACTTCTGAATTGAGCATCAAACCGGATCAAATTTACACCAAACATACCATTCAAGCTTCGAAAGAAATCAAAGGAATTTGTACCGGAATTGTAAAACAAAAAAACACGGAAATCTTCAAAAAAGAAAGCGCCAACAAAAAATGGGGATACATTGCCACTTATGGAAAGCAATCCTTGGTTCCAGACAATTTAGGAATGGCTATTTTTTATGAAATCAATACTGTAGAAGCTGCGGTTGAGGCTGAGTTTGACCATTTATTGGTTTTCAAACCAAGTACTAAATCAAATTCTTTTTACCTATTGGGCGCTTGGGAACAAGAAAAAGACGGCATCAAAACCAAAGAAGAATTCATCAAATATTTAGATGAAAAATTAGCTATATTAAATAAAAAAAGTAAACTTTAA
- a CDS encoding glycoside hydrolase family 88/105 protein, whose amino-acid sequence MSSIKTNTLKAAALFVSLAFLSCKTTAQEPAKTVESQKIEISKEAKWSDKMALTLMKRHPEAYMIDNAKAPKWDYVHGLVLFAFEELYKKNPDPRYAAYAKGYTDILIEKDGTIKTYELDKYNIDMIVSGRLLFTQYEKTKDNRYLVAMQTLKKQLEGQPRTSSGGFWHKQMYTNQMWLDGLYMGEPFYAQYTVTFENGKNLNDVAKQFEEIQLHATDPKTGLLYHGWDEKKLMPWANKETGNSPNFWSRALGWYAMALVDALDYFPKDHPKQKELVGYLNNVCSNLAKFQDPKTGLWYQVTDKGGEKGNYLEGSGSSMFAYAFAKGANKGYLPAKYKKLANKAFDGLTTQLMKVDPDGTITITDVCAVAGLGGTPYRDGSYEYYVNERKQDNDPKATGPFILAALELNR is encoded by the coding sequence ATGTCATCCATAAAAACAAACACTTTAAAAGCCGCAGCCCTTTTCGTTTCGTTGGCTTTTCTTAGCTGCAAAACCACGGCACAAGAACCTGCTAAAACAGTTGAATCTCAAAAAATTGAAATTTCAAAAGAGGCAAAATGGTCTGATAAAATGGCTTTAACGCTAATGAAACGTCATCCTGAAGCTTATATGATTGACAATGCCAAAGCACCAAAGTGGGACTATGTACACGGTTTGGTTCTGTTCGCATTCGAAGAATTATACAAGAAAAATCCAGATCCTAGATATGCTGCTTACGCCAAAGGCTATACTGATATTTTGATTGAAAAAGATGGTACAATCAAAACCTATGAGCTAGATAAATACAATATTGATATGATTGTTTCGGGGCGTTTATTGTTTACCCAATACGAAAAAACAAAAGACAATCGCTATTTAGTGGCAATGCAAACCCTAAAAAAACAATTAGAAGGACAACCTAGAACTAGTTCTGGTGGTTTTTGGCACAAACAAATGTACACCAACCAAATGTGGTTGGACGGTTTGTATATGGGAGAACCATTCTATGCACAATACACTGTTACGTTCGAAAACGGAAAAAACTTGAACGATGTTGCCAAACAATTTGAAGAAATTCAATTGCACGCCACGGATCCAAAAACGGGTTTGTTGTATCACGGTTGGGACGAGAAAAAACTGATGCCTTGGGCTAATAAAGAAACGGGTAATTCACCCAATTTCTGGTCAAGAGCTTTAGGTTGGTATGCAATGGCACTTGTAGATGCCTTGGATTATTTCCCTAAAGATCATCCAAAACAAAAAGAATTAGTGGGGTATTTGAATAATGTTTGCTCAAATTTAGCTAAATTTCAAGACCCAAAAACTGGTTTATGGTACCAAGTAACGGATAAAGGGGGCGAAAAAGGAAATTATTTGGAAGGTTCAGGTTCCTCGATGTTTGCTTATGCTTTTGCAAAAGGAGCCAACAAAGGATATTTGCCAGCCAAATACAAAAAATTGGCCAACAAAGCATTTGATGGTTTGACCACTCAATTGATGAAAGTAGATCCCGACGGAACAATTACCATTACGGATGTTTGCGCAGTTGCTGGACTTGGGGGAACTCCTTACAGAGACGGATCCTACGAATATTACGTAAATGAAAGAAAACAAGATAACGATCCTAAAGCAACTGGCCCATTCATTTTGGCAGCTTTAGAATTAAACCGATAA
- a CDS encoding RagB/SusD family nutrient uptake outer membrane protein produces the protein MKKIFIILGIILTTVSSCSSFIEEESLSFVPADETYKTAKGFQLLVNSDYARLKAIYGGDPWLFCAGTDMYAEGRTPEPAGLSQYTQLIPSATGVEQQYNSCYQQIQSVNKTLYYATVTEPTTSLSSQIGEARFLRANAYFLLVQTYGGVPIVKEHVTAPVLSFTRNTAEEVYTQIIADLDAALASVGTATYASTGKVNKRAVNDLLAKVYLTRGYETFGTAADFTKAATYAEAAIAGQKLTLAFDQIFKPGNDLNLETIFSVQYDKNSTSTSPSTLGNNQFYYFSSYLGGSETKGGAPLRSYNLCPTGFALGLYTAGDKRWDATFMTTVYENYYDFFRKPTELATLKIKHFYEPSWFTPADRTAKQLELSTRWQTGSTVANGYHNWGTYSAEYTVTKNIDYTTIPVKKFDDPELTTPSSTGPVSTRDIIVSRLSETYLVAAEAYLKAGNPTTGLDRLNEVRKRAGVANATLAEFNIDYILNERGRELLGEYHRWFDLKRTGTLVARASAYHYKIKASNFVGVGGALKILRPIPQQALDLNQNKDFPQNPGY, from the coding sequence ATGAAAAAAATATTTATAATTTTAGGAATAATTCTTACTACAGTTAGTTCTTGTAGCAGTTTTATCGAAGAAGAAAGTCTTTCATTTGTTCCTGCGGATGAAACTTATAAAACGGCCAAAGGATTTCAGTTATTAGTCAATTCTGATTACGCAAGGCTAAAAGCAATTTACGGAGGAGACCCTTGGTTGTTTTGTGCTGGAACCGATATGTATGCAGAAGGAAGAACTCCGGAACCGGCTGGTTTAAGCCAATATACACAACTTATTCCTTCAGCAACAGGGGTAGAACAACAGTACAATTCGTGTTATCAACAAATACAGTCTGTCAACAAAACATTGTATTACGCAACGGTTACAGAGCCAACTACAAGCTTGAGTAGTCAAATAGGTGAAGCAAGATTTTTGCGCGCAAATGCATACTTCTTATTGGTTCAAACCTATGGAGGTGTTCCTATTGTTAAAGAACACGTTACCGCTCCAGTCTTGTCTTTTACGAGAAATACTGCTGAGGAAGTCTATACTCAAATTATTGCTGATTTAGATGCAGCGCTTGCTAGTGTAGGAACTGCAACTTATGCTTCAACGGGTAAAGTAAATAAAAGAGCCGTAAACGATCTGTTGGCCAAAGTATATTTGACAAGAGGCTATGAAACATTTGGTACGGCAGCCGATTTTACCAAAGCCGCCACCTATGCCGAAGCTGCCATTGCAGGACAAAAACTGACTCTTGCCTTTGATCAAATATTTAAACCTGGAAATGATTTGAATTTAGAAACCATTTTCTCTGTTCAATACGACAAAAATTCAACAAGTACTTCTCCTTCAACACTTGGAAATAATCAGTTTTATTATTTTAGTTCTTATTTGGGAGGTAGTGAAACGAAAGGCGGAGCTCCTTTAAGAAGTTATAATTTATGCCCAACAGGATTTGCCTTAGGATTATATACCGCTGGCGATAAAAGATGGGACGCTACTTTTATGACTACAGTATATGAAAACTATTACGACTTTTTTAGAAAACCGACGGAGTTAGCAACATTAAAAATCAAACATTTTTATGAACCAAGTTGGTTTACCCCTGCCGATAGAACGGCGAAGCAACTTGAACTTTCTACCAGATGGCAAACAGGTTCTACCGTTGCGAATGGGTATCACAATTGGGGAACGTATTCAGCGGAATATACAGTAACTAAAAATATTGATTACACCACTATTCCGGTCAAAAAATTTGATGATCCTGAGTTGACTACTCCTTCCAGTACTGGCCCAGTAAGTACAAGAGATATTATTGTTTCTCGATTAAGTGAAACATATTTAGTCGCTGCAGAAGCCTATTTGAAAGCTGGAAATCCCACGACAGGACTCGATCGCTTGAACGAGGTTCGAAAACGAGCTGGCGTAGCCAATGCTACTTTAGCCGAATTCAATATCGATTATATTCTAAATGAGAGAGGAAGAGAATTATTGGGTGAATATCACCGTTGGTTCGATTTGAAACGTACCGGTACCTTAGTGGCGAGAGCCTCAGCCTATCATTATAAAATCAAAGCAAGCAATTTTGTTGGAGTAGGTGGTGCATTGAAAATTTTAAGACCCATTCCACAACAAGCTTTAGATTTAAATCAAAATAAAGATTTTCCGCAAAATCCGGGATATTAA
- a CDS encoding SusC/RagA family TonB-linked outer membrane protein, translated as MKNILQNGINYFYVITLFLSFFLANEMSAQKSTTVSGIVKDEVGLPMPGVNILEKGTSNSASTDLDGKFNIKLTTPNAILIVSFVSYQTQSIVVSGKNQLAINLKPEEQSLKEVVVIGYGSVKKTDVTGSVSTISSAAITERNVINPLEAIQGSMPGVQITSSTGRAADGYNVVIRGNNSLLSDTTPLYVVDGVPTDNIDFLNPQDIARMDVLKDASSAAIYGSRGSSGVIIVTTKSGTTAKSAISVSFESSYGTKTATRLPKMMTGSEWWLFHQAAYLSATPLTQTPANLASLAGNQSPLLVSRANSGYNYDWYDAVLQPGMTQNNYLNISGRSDSGLGYNLAFGIQSDEGLIENDSTDKYSFKLGLNHKINDKFSTGVNLTITNTDAQLGSDLAMQEAFRLSPLMSPWAVDASGNELVGQLFFLPGKLTYPDGSWAVNKTSSVNPLVEIANSSQTENTWQTIGNAFFQYQPLQWLSFKTTFAIGVTNSKFGTAYGAQSNAGVALNNVNSSSISNSDNFNYTWDNQIDLKHTFNEDHAFSALLLQSLYANKTETSYLYSNNQPFDTGIYNIGSGVQTSYNVSSGYSKNSLSSYAVRLNYTYKDKYLLTASSRWDGSSVLSEGNKWASFPSVALGWRINKESFLTDSQTISNLKLRASLGYTGNDNVSPYTSQALLNQQTFYANGTNLVSGWQSSTLANQNLTWEKTRELNFGLDFGFFKNIISGSVDVYDRLSDDLIFRQELPPETGWKNTVSNVGSVSNKGIEVLLTTKNINSKNLSWETTFTFTKNVNELVSIYGQDQVSDIGNNLLIGEPLKSNYNYIYDGIWQESEATDAAIFGQKPGMARPKDLNGDKKFDANDRTTIGNPNPEWQGSMYSRLTYKQFDFNFSILTSQGQTVLSSFHDNFADVSDRGRQKVAMDFFIPTNGAGLEANPSTANPRPGPVATGAGTFWASNFAFYKEVSYVKIKNISIGYTLESDLLNKLKMSNFRIYINVLDPFVFTDFDGYDPEWAASPLGINRPASITTQLGLSVKF; from the coding sequence ATGAAAAACATTTTGCAAAATGGCATAAACTATTTTTATGTCATAACCCTTTTTTTAAGCTTTTTCTTGGCCAATGAAATGTCTGCCCAAAAAAGCACCACAGTAAGTGGAATCGTCAAAGACGAAGTTGGCTTACCCATGCCGGGAGTAAACATTCTCGAGAAAGGGACATCAAATTCTGCCAGCACTGATCTTGACGGTAAATTCAATATCAAGTTAACTACTCCCAACGCTATCTTGATCGTAAGTTTTGTGAGTTATCAGACGCAATCTATTGTGGTTTCCGGGAAAAATCAATTGGCGATCAATTTGAAACCTGAAGAACAAAGCCTTAAAGAAGTGGTTGTAATTGGTTATGGAAGTGTAAAAAAGACAGACGTAACAGGCTCAGTAAGCACAATAAGTTCCGCGGCAATAACCGAAAGAAATGTAATAAATCCTTTAGAAGCAATTCAGGGAAGTATGCCCGGGGTTCAGATCACTTCGAGTACGGGGCGTGCTGCCGATGGCTATAATGTGGTCATTAGAGGAAATAATTCCTTACTTTCTGATACTACTCCTTTGTACGTTGTAGATGGAGTGCCCACAGACAATATTGACTTTTTGAATCCACAGGATATAGCTCGAATGGACGTTTTGAAAGATGCATCTTCAGCAGCTATTTATGGATCTCGAGGTTCTAGTGGTGTTATTATTGTGACCACAAAAAGCGGTACAACTGCAAAATCAGCAATCAGTGTTTCATTTGAAAGTTCTTATGGTACTAAAACGGCTACCAGATTGCCTAAAATGATGACAGGATCAGAGTGGTGGTTGTTTCATCAAGCGGCTTATTTAAGTGCGACTCCTTTGACTCAGACACCTGCAAATCTTGCTTCATTGGCCGGTAATCAAAGCCCATTATTAGTTTCAAGAGCCAATTCAGGTTATAATTATGATTGGTATGATGCGGTGCTGCAGCCAGGGATGACTCAAAATAATTATTTGAATATTTCAGGGCGTTCGGATTCAGGTTTGGGATACAATTTAGCATTCGGTATTCAAAGTGACGAAGGTTTAATCGAAAATGATTCGACCGATAAATATTCTTTCAAGTTGGGTTTAAATCACAAAATCAACGACAAATTTTCAACTGGTGTGAATCTAACTATAACCAATACTGATGCTCAATTGGGCAGCGATTTGGCTATGCAGGAAGCCTTCAGATTAAGTCCACTGATGTCTCCTTGGGCAGTAGATGCGTCAGGAAATGAATTGGTTGGACAGCTTTTTTTCTTACCCGGGAAATTAACATATCCTGATGGAAGCTGGGCAGTAAATAAAACGAGCTCCGTTAATCCATTGGTAGAAATTGCCAATTCTTCGCAAACGGAAAACACTTGGCAAACTATTGGAAATGCATTTTTTCAATACCAACCGCTACAGTGGTTGTCTTTCAAAACTACATTTGCTATTGGCGTTACAAACAGCAAATTCGGTACTGCTTATGGAGCCCAGTCTAATGCTGGTGTAGCATTGAATAATGTGAATTCATCTTCTATTAGTAATAGCGATAATTTTAATTATACTTGGGATAACCAAATTGATTTGAAACATACTTTTAATGAAGATCACGCTTTCAGTGCATTATTATTACAAAGTTTGTATGCAAACAAAACAGAAACATCTTATTTATATTCTAATAATCAACCTTTTGACACCGGAATTTATAATATTGGTTCAGGTGTTCAAACAAGTTATAACGTAAGTTCAGGATACTCAAAAAATAGTTTGAGTTCCTATGCCGTTCGTTTGAATTATACCTACAAAGACAAATATTTATTGACTGCATCCAGCAGATGGGACGGTTCTTCTGTACTTTCTGAAGGGAACAAATGGGCTAGTTTTCCATCCGTTGCATTGGGTTGGAGAATTAATAAAGAATCATTTTTAACGGATAGTCAAACAATTTCTAACTTGAAATTAAGAGCAAGTCTTGGTTACACAGGGAATGATAATGTTTCACCCTATACCTCGCAAGCCTTGTTGAATCAGCAAACATTTTATGCCAATGGTACCAATTTAGTTTCTGGATGGCAATCATCGACATTAGCCAATCAAAATTTGACTTGGGAAAAAACAAGGGAATTAAACTTCGGTCTTGATTTTGGATTTTTTAAAAATATAATTTCAGGAAGTGTTGATGTGTATGATAGATTGTCAGACGACTTGATATTCAGACAAGAACTACCACCAGAAACGGGTTGGAAAAACACGGTTTCCAATGTTGGTTCGGTAAGTAACAAAGGAATTGAAGTATTATTAACCACCAAAAACATTAATAGTAAAAATCTAAGCTGGGAAACTACGTTTACTTTTACCAAAAACGTCAATGAGTTAGTTTCTATTTATGGTCAAGATCAAGTAAGTGATATTGGAAATAATTTGCTGATTGGTGAGCCACTTAAGTCCAACTACAATTATATTTATGATGGCATTTGGCAAGAAAGTGAAGCAACAGATGCCGCTATTTTTGGACAAAAACCCGGGATGGCACGACCTAAAGATTTAAACGGAGATAAAAAATTTGACGCCAATGACAGAACAACCATAGGAAATCCGAACCCAGAATGGCAAGGAAGTATGTATTCTAGATTAACGTACAAACAATTCGATTTCAATTTTTCAATTTTAACAAGTCAAGGGCAAACCGTATTGAGTAGTTTCCACGATAATTTTGCCGATGTCAGTGATAGAGGTCGCCAAAAAGTGGCTATGGATTTTTTCATTCCAACCAATGGTGCAGGTCTTGAAGCGAATCCTTCGACTGCTAATCCACGCCCAGGACCTGTAGCTACTGGAGCCGGAACCTTTTGGGCATCTAACTTCGCGTTCTACAAAGAGGTGTCTTATGTGAAAATTAAAAACATTTCTATTGGTTATACACTAGAATCTGATTTACTTAACAAGTTAAAAATGAGTAATTTTAGAATATACATCAATGTTTTAGATCCATTTGTATTTACAGATTTCGATGGTTATGACCCAGAATGGGCCGCTTCGCCGTTGGGAATCAATCGACCAGCTTCCATTACCACCCAATTGGGATTAAGTGTTAAATTTTAA